From a single Bombus terrestris chromosome 17, iyBomTerr1.2, whole genome shotgun sequence genomic region:
- the LOC125386777 gene encoding LOW QUALITY PROTEIN: trans-1,2-dihydrobenzene-1,2-diol dehydrogenase-like (The sequence of the model RefSeq protein was modified relative to this genomic sequence to represent the inferred CDS: deleted 2 bases in 1 codon; substituted 2 bases at 2 genomic stop codons) — protein MSKNHRNGKMSIHWGIAGAGKISHGFVTCLRTLPESEHVVLAVAARELSRAQNFSSLHKIKKAITIMXSXLYNYVELAKDKNIDVVYIGTLHPQHFDIAKLMLNHGKHVLCEKPLTMNLKQTTELINLAKQKKLFLMEGIWSSSCFPIYETLKKEIVIECYQRCHRLLSPYFKKNRCNEVSE, from the exons ATGTCTAAGAATCATCGAAATGGAAAG ATGTCCATTCATTGGGGTATAGCAGGTGCTGGAAAAATATCACATGGTTTTGTAACATGCTTACGAACATTACCAGAATCCGAACATGTAGTTCTTGCAGTAGCGGCACGTGAACTATCAAGGGCACAGAACTTTTCTAgcttacataaaattaaaaaggcg ATTACAATTATGTAAAGCTAGCTCTACAATTATGTAGAGTTAGCGAAAGACAAGAATATTG aTGTCGTATATATTGGAACGTTACATCCTCAACACTTTGACATTgcaaaattaatgttaaatcaTGGGAAACATGTTTTATGTGAAAAACCTTTAACTATGAATTTGAAGCAAACAACAGAGTTGATAAATTTAGCAAAGCAGAAGAAGTTGTTCTTAATGGAAGGTATTTGGAGTAGTAGTTGTTTTCCTATATATGAAactcttaaaaaagaaattgtcatAGAGTGTTATCAGCGTTGTCATAGACTGTTGTCACCatattttaaaaagaatcgTTGTAACGAAGTTAGTGAGTAA